Within the Deltaproteobacteria bacterium genome, the region AAGTACGGCGACAGCGTGCGATCCGCGTCGGCGCCGTCCGGGTCGGCGGCAGCCGGGCGCGGCGCCGCGGCGAACGCGGCCCATGCGGTGACGAGGATGGCGAGGATGCGGTGGCGAGCGTGCATGCCCGCCAGCGACAGCAAGCGCGGTGCCGGCGCCCGGGTCGCCGGGTTGCGCGCGGATGCGGCGCGGGCGTGTCCCGGTTGCCACGCCCGGCGCGGGCGCGGTGCCACACGCCCGCGCTTGCCCGCGCCGGCCGCGGCCGGTACAACGGGCGCGTGACCGGCGACATCCGCGTGCTGCGTTCGGCGCTGATCGACTCCGAGCGGTTCGTCCACGGCTTCCCCGAGCGCACCGGCGGCGTGTCCACCGGCGCGCGCGCGTCGCTCAACCTCGGCTACCGCTGGGGCGACGATCGCGCCGCGGTCGACGAGAACCGCAGGCGGCTGGCGGCGCACGCCGGGTACGACCCGGACGCGCTGGTCGTGACCAAGCACGTCCACGGCACGCGGGTGTGGCGCGTCGGCGAGCCGCTGCCGGACCCGCCCGAGTTCGACGGCCTGGTGTCGGATCGGCCCGGCGTCGTCCTCGGCGCGTTCGCCGCCGACTGCATCCCGATCGTGTTCGCCGATCCGCACGCGGGCGTGTGCGGCGCGTGCCACGCGGGCTGGCGGGGGACGGTCGCCGGGGTCGCGCGCGAGGTCGTACGCCGCATGTGCGAGGCCGGCGCGGCGGCCGCCCACATCCGCGTCGCGCTGGGGCCGTCGATCGGCCCGTGCTGCTTCGAGGTGGGCGACGAGGTGGTCGACCAGTTCGTCGCCGCGTTCGGCGACCTGCCGGGCCTCGTCGTCGCGGGGCCGCGCAAGCGCCACATCGACCTGCGCATCGCGACCCGCGCCGTCCTCGAGGCCGCCGGCGTCCGTCCGGACCACATCGACGACGCGCCGCCGTGTACGCGCTGCGAGCCGGATCGGTTCTTTTCGTACCGCCGAGACGGACGCGGCGGCGGCTGCCACATGGGGTTCATCGGCCTGCGGGCGTAGCGGCGGCGCATCTGGGCCTGCTCGGACTGCCCGCGCGGCGGCGGTTGGTCCGCCGGGCCTCGTCGGCCTGCGCGCGCGGCCGCGCGGCAGGCGGGTGGCCCTCGCGGCGCCGGCCGCGGTACGCTGGGCGGCCGTGCGGTTTTACGAGCAGACGTTCGGGGTGTATTTCGACGACCTCGATCCGTTCCACATCCTCCACAACGCCCGCTACCTGCTGCTGTTCGAGCGCGCGCTCGGCGCGTTCTGGATGGATCTCGGGTTCGGCTCGTTTCAGGACGACCCCGACCAGTTCCACCTGGTCGCGCACAACGAAGTGGACTATCGGCGTCCGGTCGAGGGCGTCGGCCGCGTGCGCGTGCGGGTGTTCATCGACCGCATCGGCCGCAGCTCGCTCACGTTCGGGTTTCGCATGATGCCACTGGACGAGGACGTGGACCACGCGGTCGGCCGCCGGACGATCGTGCGGGTCGACCCGGAAACGCGGCGGCCGATCCCGTGGTCCGACGCGCTTCGCGCGCGCCTTGCCCCGTACGTGCGCGACGACGCGGCGTGAGCCGGCGAGGTCATCGCAGCACGTCGAAGTACAGGATCAGCACGATCTCGATGACGATCAAGATGACGATGTACCACTCGACGCGCAGGGATCGCCGCGCCTGCAACAGTTCGAGCACGGTCGACGCCGTGGCCGCGATGAGGTCGAGCTTGCGCTCGAGCGCGGAGTGGCGCTCGCGCAGCTCGTATTCGTCCTCGAGCCGCGCGTACAGGCGCTCGAGTTCCGGGTGCTCCCACAACAGCTCGGGCTTTTCGAGCACCTCCACGCGACCGACCATGCGGTGCTGGATGCGCAGGATGCGGCCGATGTGCGACAGCAACGTCCGCGTGCGCCCGCGGCCGAGCGCGCCGCGTTCGAGCTGTTCGGCCAGCGGCTCGACGAGCTGGAACGCGTCGGCGATCTCGTCCTCGTAGTGCGCCAGGACGACGCTCTTGGCGAGGATCTCGGCGACCACGAGCAGCCGGTCGGGCGTGGCCCGCGCGATCTGCACGTCGTCGTTTGCCATGCCCTCGCGGCCGCGCGGGTCGACGCGGACGCGGGCCACCTCTCGGTCGGGCTCCGAGTACCTGCCGGCGATGCGCGGCGCCAGCTCGGCCAAGAACGCGGCGCGGGCGGCGTCGTCTGCCCCGAAGAACACGACCGCGCCATAGCGGAACACGGCGGCGACCCCGGCCCCGGCGGCCAACAGCGGCGGCTGTTCGTCGACGCGCTCGAGCCCGCGTACGTCGATGCGCTCACCGACGAGCACGGCGACGGCGTCGAACGCGGGGCCGAGTTGGGTCGCGGGGGGGTGGATGGCCGGGCGCGGCATGGCACACTCAGTGTAGCGCGCGGCCACCGCGCGCCCGCACCGGCCGGAGGGAGCCTCATGACGGCGCGACCGAGCCCGCAATACAGCATCACCATGCGCATCTCGTATCCGCACGAGCCGGGGTGGATCGCGCGGATCGCCGACGCGATCGCTCAGCGCGGGGGCGTCATCCTGGCCATCGACCTGGTTCACATCCACGGCGGCCGCAGCCTGCGCGACTACACCATCGAGTGCAGCTCGACGGAGCACGCCAACGCGATCGTCGAGGCCGTCCGGGCGATCGACGGCGTCGAGATCGAATCGGTGTCCGACAACACCTTCCTCGTTCACCTCGGCGGCAAGCTCGAGGTCGTGGCCAAGACGCCGATCAAGACGCGCGCCGACCTGTCGATGGTGTACACGCCCGGGGTTGCGCGGGTGTGCCTCGCGATCCGCGACGACCCGCGCGCCGCGTTCAACCTCACGGTGCGCAGCAACACGGTGGCGGTCGTGTCCGACGGCAGCGCGGTGCTCGGCCTCGGCGACATCGGGCCGGTCGCGGCGCTGCCGGTGATGGAGGGCAAGGCGGCGCTGTTCAAGGAGTTCGGCGGGGTCAACGCGTTCCCGCTGTGCGTGGCGGCGCGCGACGTCGACGACGTGGTGCGATTCTGCGAGCAGATCGCGCCGACGTTCGGCGGGATCAACCTCGAGGACATCTCGGCGCCGCGCTGCTTCGAGATCGAGCGCCGCCTGCGCGAGTCTCTCGACATCCCGGTGATGCACGACGACCAGCACGGCACCGCGGTCGTGATGCTCGCCGGGCTGATCAACGCGCTGCGCGTCGTCGGCAAGGAGCCGGCGGCCGTGCGCGTCGTCGTGTCGGGCGCCGGCGCGGCGGGCGTCGCGTGCGCGCGGATGCTCGTCGACTTCGGAGTCGGCGACGTGATCGTGTGCGACTCGCGCGGTGCGATCCACCGCGGCCGCACCGACGGGATGAACGACGCCAAGCGGTGGCTGGCCGAACACACGAACGCCGAAGGGAGGACCGGATCGATTCACGACGTCATCGCCGGCGCCGACGTGTTCGTCGGGGTGTCGCGGCCGGGCGTGATCGGCCGGGCCGACGTCGAGGCGATGGCCGACTCGCCCATCGTGTTCGCGATGGCCAACCCGGAACCCGAGGTGTTGCCCGAGGAGATTCGCGACATCGCTGCGGTGATCGCGACCGGGCGCAGCGACTACCCGAATCAGATCAACAACGTGCTCGCGTTTCCGGGCATCTTCCGGGGGGCGT harbors:
- a CDS encoding NAD-dependent malic enzyme gives rise to the protein MTARPSPQYSITMRISYPHEPGWIARIADAIAQRGGVILAIDLVHIHGGRSLRDYTIECSSTEHANAIVEAVRAIDGVEIESVSDNTFLVHLGGKLEVVAKTPIKTRADLSMVYTPGVARVCLAIRDDPRAAFNLTVRSNTVAVVSDGSAVLGLGDIGPVAALPVMEGKAALFKEFGGVNAFPLCVAARDVDDVVRFCEQIAPTFGGINLEDISAPRCFEIERRLRESLDIPVMHDDQHGTAVVMLAGLINALRVVGKEPAAVRVVVSGAGAAGVACARMLVDFGVGDVIVCDSRGAIHRGRTDGMNDAKRWLAEHTNAEGRTGSIHDVIAGADVFVGVSRPGVIGRADVEAMADSPIVFAMANPEPEVLPEEIRDIAAVIATGRSDYPNQINNVLAFPGIFRGALDARARAINDEMIRAAAHAIADAVAPEERSAETIVPSVFNRSVGPRVAAAVARAARKTGVARRIPKGLRLVPK
- the pgeF gene encoding peptidoglycan editing factor PgeF, producing the protein MVVFAARLLSLAHLRDDDAVAHGHLHAVDRRAGGRGEHVARRDRLAAAVFVDLRDGDVGDHAGDADVGGRAAQRQRLDARVAAVDEEVRRQRAIRVGAVRVGGSRARRRGERGPCGDEDGEDAVASVHARQRQQARCRRPGRRVARGCGAGVSRLPRPARARCHTPALARAGRGRYNGRVTGDIRVLRSALIDSERFVHGFPERTGGVSTGARASLNLGYRWGDDRAAVDENRRRLAAHAGYDPDALVVTKHVHGTRVWRVGEPLPDPPEFDGLVSDRPGVVLGAFAADCIPIVFADPHAGVCGACHAGWRGTVAGVAREVVRRMCEAGAAAAHIRVALGPSIGPCCFEVGDEVVDQFVAAFGDLPGLVVAGPRKRHIDLRIATRAVLEAAGVRPDHIDDAPPCTRCEPDRFFSYRRDGRGGGCHMGFIGLRA
- a CDS encoding RMD1 family protein, which translates into the protein MPRPAIHPPATQLGPAFDAVAVLVGERIDVRGLERVDEQPPLLAAGAGVAAVFRYGAVVFFGADDAARAAFLAELAPRIAGRYSEPDREVARVRVDPRGREGMANDDVQIARATPDRLLVVAEILAKSVVLAHYEDEIADAFQLVEPLAEQLERGALGRGRTRTLLSHIGRILRIQHRMVGRVEVLEKPELLWEHPELERLYARLEDEYELRERHSALERKLDLIAATASTVLELLQARRSLRVEWYIVILIVIEIVLILYFDVLR
- a CDS encoding acyl-CoA thioesterase, with the protein product MGSFRTAETDAAAAATWGSSACGRSGGASGPARTARAAAVGPPGLVGLRARPRGRRVALAAPAAVRWAAVRFYEQTFGVYFDDLDPFHILHNARYLLLFERALGAFWMDLGFGSFQDDPDQFHLVAHNEVDYRRPVEGVGRVRVRVFIDRIGRSSLTFGFRMMPLDEDVDHAVGRRTIVRVDPETRRPIPWSDALRARLAPYVRDDAA